A window of Ruania suaedae contains these coding sequences:
- the nuoH gene encoding NADH-quinone oxidoreductase subunit NuoH: MSPSVVPVLASAGGADFSADTIGLVFIKAAAILVFLLLSVLFALWFERRIIGRFQQRLGPNVRGPFGLVQSIPDALKLLLKEDINVKGADKLIYQVAPLISVFCAFMIFAIIPFGPAVQIPFTDIVTPLQLTDLPVSVLYFLGIAGLGVYGIVLGGWASGSTYPLLGSVRSTAQVISYELAMSLSLVSVLIVAGSMSTSEIVNSQTQLWWSVALAPAFVIYLISMTGEVNRLPFDLPEAEGELVAGYTTEYSSMKFAWFFLAEYINMLNVSAIATTLFMGGWRAPWPLSSINDGMFNEGWWPLLWFLIKLWGFMFFFVWLRATLLRFRYDQFMNLGWKILIPVALAWVVGVAAIQGLRQFTDISLQTLLFALAGALVLFAVVLMLIPERKREAVDPPEEEKPFDAFAGGYPVPPLPGQTLPPSPRRAKVTAPADAGPATDKENTDG; the protein is encoded by the coding sequence ATGAGCCCATCGGTCGTTCCCGTGCTCGCATCGGCGGGTGGTGCGGACTTCTCGGCCGACACGATCGGCCTGGTGTTCATCAAGGCTGCGGCGATCCTGGTCTTCCTGCTGCTCTCGGTGCTCTTCGCGCTGTGGTTCGAGCGGCGGATCATCGGGCGCTTCCAGCAGCGCCTGGGTCCGAACGTGCGCGGTCCCTTCGGTCTGGTGCAGTCGATCCCGGACGCCCTGAAGCTGCTCCTCAAGGAGGACATCAACGTCAAGGGTGCGGACAAGCTCATCTACCAGGTCGCCCCGTTGATCTCGGTGTTCTGTGCGTTCATGATCTTCGCGATCATCCCGTTCGGCCCCGCGGTGCAGATCCCGTTCACCGATATCGTCACGCCGCTGCAGCTCACTGACCTGCCGGTGTCGGTGCTCTACTTCCTCGGCATCGCCGGCCTTGGCGTCTACGGCATCGTGCTCGGCGGTTGGGCCTCGGGATCGACGTACCCGCTGCTCGGGTCGGTGCGATCGACGGCGCAGGTCATCTCCTACGAGCTGGCGATGAGCCTGTCCCTGGTCAGCGTGCTGATCGTCGCTGGGTCGATGTCCACCTCCGAGATCGTGAACTCGCAGACCCAGTTGTGGTGGTCGGTCGCGCTCGCCCCGGCGTTCGTGATCTACCTGATCTCGATGACCGGGGAGGTCAACCGGCTCCCGTTCGACCTGCCCGAGGCCGAGGGCGAACTGGTTGCGGGATACACCACCGAGTACTCCTCGATGAAGTTCGCCTGGTTCTTCCTCGCCGAGTACATCAACATGCTGAACGTGTCGGCGATCGCGACCACGCTCTTCATGGGCGGCTGGCGTGCGCCGTGGCCCCTCTCGTCCATCAACGACGGCATGTTCAACGAGGGCTGGTGGCCACTGCTGTGGTTCCTCATCAAGCTCTGGGGCTTCATGTTCTTCTTCGTGTGGCTGCGCGCGACCCTGCTGCGCTTCCGCTACGACCAGTTCATGAACCTGGGCTGGAAGATCCTCATCCCCGTGGCGCTCGCCTGGGTGGTCGGCGTGGCCGCGATCCAGGGTCTGCGTCAGTTCACCGACATCAGCCTGCAGACCTTGTTGTTCGCTCTGGCCGGAGCACTGGTGCTGTTCGCCGTCGTGCTGATGCTCATCCCCGAACGCAAACGGGAGGCGGTGGACCCGCCGGAGGAGGAGAAGCCCTTCGACGCCTTCGCCGGCGGATATCCCGTGCCGCCGCTGCCCGGCCAGACCCTGCCTCCCTCGCCCCGGCGGGCGAAGGTGACCGCGCCGGCCGACGCCGGTCCCGCCACCGACAAGGAGAACACCGATGGCTGA
- a CDS encoding NADH-quinone oxidoreductase subunit G yields MTATTSTSSDAVAKPDDVTLTIDGVEVSVPKGTLVIRAAEQIGVQIPRFCDHPLLKPAGACRQCLVEVAAPDREGNVRPMPKPQTSCTLEVMPGMQVSTQHSSEVAEKAQRGQIEFLLINHPLDCPVCDKGGECPLQNQALSNGSGTSRFTGVKRTFPKPIKISTQILLDRDRCILCQRCTRFSDEIAGDPFIDLQGRGGGTPGSSDDHGLPAQQIGRFDEAILGFAGGVEAPDHETVGPGGEPALAAGTGESTPTLGAAALDTSGRPFASYFSGNTIQICPVGALTSASYRFRSRPFDLVSTPSVAEHDACGSAIRIDHRRGVVLRRLAGDDPVVNEEWITDKDRFAHPWQSAPDRLTHPLVRDEETGELVPTSWSEAVHVAARELAAAAGRVGVLPGGRLTVEDAYAWSKFARVVLATNDVDFRARAHSAEEADFLGHRVAGSAMDVTFRDLERAGEVLLVGLEPEEEAGTIFLRLRKGVLAGTVRVSTIAPLASRGSTKLRADLLQTAPGGEAAVLGALADGATEAAGIDLGDLADRLRGGVILAGERLGGVPGGFTALQRLAAASGARLAWVPRRAGDRGAVEVGLLPGMLPGGRPVADPQARVDVAAAWGVERLPERAGRDLTAILQAARDGDLGALLVGGIELDDLPDPRLAEAALAAVGTVVQLEVRRSAVTGYADVVLPVAPPAHKTGTFLTWEGRPRPFEAVFDDHALSDARVLDMIAAAAGSDLGARHLDGLWAELAEFSGWDGERAPAPDVDAAPGTPAGTAPGTALLATWRLQLDSGRGQDGEPHLAGTQRRAVAHVSAATAAEVGVLEGQTLRVSGPAGSIELPVSILAMPDRVVWLPQHSPGSSVHRMLGTGAAGVVDLSATTSEVQR; encoded by the coding sequence ATGACCGCCACGACGAGCACGTCCAGCGACGCCGTCGCCAAGCCCGACGACGTCACCCTGACCATCGACGGCGTCGAGGTCAGCGTCCCCAAGGGCACGCTGGTGATCCGCGCCGCCGAGCAGATCGGCGTCCAGATCCCCCGGTTCTGCGACCACCCGCTGCTCAAGCCCGCCGGCGCCTGCCGCCAGTGCCTGGTCGAGGTCGCGGCCCCGGATCGGGAGGGCAACGTCCGCCCGATGCCCAAGCCGCAGACCTCCTGCACGCTGGAGGTGATGCCGGGGATGCAGGTGAGCACCCAGCACTCCTCGGAGGTGGCCGAGAAGGCCCAGCGGGGCCAGATCGAGTTCCTGCTCATCAACCACCCGCTGGACTGCCCGGTCTGCGACAAGGGCGGGGAGTGCCCGCTGCAGAACCAGGCACTGTCCAACGGCAGCGGCACCTCGCGCTTCACCGGCGTCAAGCGCACGTTCCCGAAGCCGATCAAGATCTCTACCCAGATCCTCCTCGATCGCGACCGGTGCATCCTGTGCCAGCGGTGCACCCGCTTCTCCGACGAGATCGCCGGTGACCCCTTCATCGATCTGCAGGGCCGCGGCGGCGGGACCCCGGGCAGCAGCGACGACCATGGCCTCCCGGCCCAGCAGATCGGCCGCTTCGACGAGGCGATCCTCGGCTTCGCCGGTGGCGTGGAGGCTCCCGACCACGAGACCGTCGGACCCGGCGGGGAGCCCGCCCTGGCCGCGGGCACGGGGGAGAGCACCCCGACGCTCGGGGCAGCCGCCCTGGACACCTCCGGACGACCGTTCGCGTCCTACTTCTCCGGCAACACCATCCAGATCTGCCCGGTCGGCGCACTCACCTCCGCCTCGTACCGGTTCCGCTCGCGCCCGTTCGACCTGGTCTCCACCCCGTCGGTGGCCGAGCACGACGCCTGCGGCAGTGCGATCCGCATCGATCACCGCCGCGGGGTGGTGCTGCGCCGGCTGGCCGGCGACGACCCGGTGGTCAACGAGGAGTGGATCACCGACAAGGACCGCTTCGCCCACCCCTGGCAGAGCGCGCCGGACCGGCTGACCCACCCGCTCGTGCGGGACGAGGAGACCGGTGAGCTCGTGCCGACCAGCTGGTCGGAGGCCGTGCACGTGGCGGCGCGTGAGCTCGCGGCCGCGGCCGGCCGGGTCGGGGTGCTGCCCGGTGGGCGGCTGACGGTCGAGGACGCCTACGCGTGGTCGAAGTTCGCCCGCGTCGTGCTCGCCACCAATGACGTCGACTTCCGCGCCCGCGCGCACTCGGCGGAGGAGGCCGACTTCCTCGGCCACCGGGTCGCCGGGTCGGCGATGGATGTGACCTTCCGCGACCTCGAGCGCGCCGGTGAGGTCCTGCTCGTCGGGCTCGAGCCCGAGGAGGAGGCCGGCACGATCTTCCTGCGGCTGCGCAAGGGCGTCCTCGCGGGAACGGTGCGGGTGAGCACGATCGCGCCGCTGGCCTCCCGAGGCTCGACGAAGCTGCGCGCGGACCTGCTCCAGACCGCTCCCGGCGGCGAGGCCGCCGTCCTGGGCGCGCTGGCCGACGGCGCCACCGAGGCCGCGGGGATCGACCTGGGCGACCTGGCGGACCGGCTGCGCGGTGGCGTGATCCTGGCTGGCGAACGCCTCGGCGGTGTCCCCGGCGGGTTCACCGCGCTGCAGCGCCTCGCCGCAGCCAGCGGCGCCCGCCTCGCCTGGGTCCCCCGGCGTGCGGGTGACCGCGGCGCCGTCGAGGTGGGCCTGCTGCCCGGCATGCTGCCCGGCGGCCGGCCGGTCGCCGACCCCCAGGCACGGGTGGACGTGGCCGCGGCGTGGGGCGTGGAGCGGCTGCCCGAGCGGGCCGGACGCGATCTGACAGCGATCCTGCAGGCCGCCCGCGACGGCGACCTGGGCGCGCTGCTGGTCGGCGGGATCGAGCTCGACGACCTGCCCGACCCCCGGCTCGCCGAGGCCGCCCTGGCGGCCGTGGGCACGGTGGTCCAGCTGGAGGTGCGGCGCTCCGCCGTCACCGGCTACGCGGACGTGGTCCTGCCGGTGGCGCCGCCGGCGCACAAGACGGGCACCTTCCTCACGTGGGAGGGGCGGCCACGCCCGTTCGAGGCGGTCTTCGACGATCACGCCCTCAGCGATGCCCGGGTGCTCGACATGATCGCGGCCGCGGCCGGCTCCGACCTCGGTGCGCGCCACCTGGACGGCCTCTGGGCCGAGCTGGCCGAGTTCAGCGGCTGGGACGGCGAGCGTGCGCCGGCACCGGACGTCGACGCCGCGCCGGGCACCCCGGCGGGTACCGCGCCGGGGACGGCGCTGCTGGCCACCTGGCGCCTGCAGCTGGACTCCGGGCGCGGGCAGGACGGCGAGCCGCACCTGGCCGGCACCCAGCGCCGGGCGGTGGCCCATGTCTCGGCCGCGACCGCGGCCGAGGTCGGGGTGCTCGAGGGCCAGACACTGCGCGTGAGCGGTCCGGCCGGGTCGATCGAGCTGCCCGTCTCGATCCTGGCGATGCCCGACCGGGTGGTCTGGTTGCCGCAGCACTCCCCAGGATCTTCGGTCCACCGCATGCTCGGGACGGGCGCGGCGGGCGTCGTCGACCTGTCCGCCACCACCTCGGAGGTACAGCGATGA
- the nuoF gene encoding NADH-quinone oxidoreductase subunit NuoF: MSTLAPILSDLWDVPQSWKLDTYVDRRGYDGLRTALQTDPADLITMVKDSGLRGRGGAGFPTGLKWSFLPQPDGGPRYLVVNADESEPGTCKDIPLMLANPHALIEGVAITSFAIGCHHAFIYLRGEVVHVYRRLLAAVREAKAAGYLGSDILGTGYDLEVTIHAGAGAYICGEETALLDSLEGRRGQPRLKPPFPAVAGLYARPTVVNNVESIASVPGIVRHGADWFASMGTEKSKGHGLFSLSGHVTRPGQYEAPLGITFRELLDMAGGIRDGHELKFWTPGGSSTPILTAEHLDVVLDYESVGAAGSMLATRALQVFDETTSVVRCVTRWIDFYQHESCGKCTPCREGTFWLKQILQRLEAGEGTESDIELLLDVAGNIEGRSFCALGDAAATPVKSAIKYFRDEFEQGLHTPAWELFPYEANAAFTGVTS, translated from the coding sequence GTGAGCACCCTGGCCCCGATCCTGAGCGACCTGTGGGATGTCCCGCAGTCGTGGAAGCTGGACACCTACGTCGACCGCCGCGGCTACGACGGGCTCCGCACCGCGTTGCAGACCGATCCGGCCGACCTGATCACCATGGTCAAGGACTCCGGTCTGCGCGGCCGTGGCGGTGCCGGCTTCCCGACCGGCCTGAAGTGGTCCTTCCTGCCCCAGCCCGACGGCGGCCCGCGCTACCTCGTGGTCAACGCCGACGAGTCCGAGCCGGGCACCTGCAAGGACATCCCGCTGATGCTGGCCAACCCGCACGCCCTGATCGAGGGGGTGGCGATCACCTCCTTCGCCATCGGGTGCCACCACGCCTTCATCTACCTGCGCGGGGAGGTCGTGCACGTCTACCGCCGGCTGCTCGCCGCCGTGCGCGAGGCCAAGGCGGCCGGCTACCTGGGCTCGGACATCCTGGGCACCGGTTACGACCTCGAGGTGACGATCCACGCGGGCGCCGGCGCCTACATCTGTGGTGAGGAGACCGCGCTGCTGGACTCCCTCGAGGGCCGTCGCGGCCAGCCCCGGCTCAAGCCGCCGTTCCCCGCCGTCGCGGGCCTGTACGCCCGGCCCACGGTGGTCAACAACGTCGAGAGCATCGCCTCGGTCCCCGGCATCGTGCGTCACGGGGCCGACTGGTTCGCCTCGATGGGCACCGAGAAGTCCAAGGGCCACGGGCTGTTCTCCCTCTCCGGCCACGTGACCCGTCCGGGGCAGTACGAGGCGCCGCTGGGTATCACCTTCCGCGAGCTGCTGGACATGGCCGGCGGGATCCGGGACGGGCACGAGCTGAAGTTCTGGACGCCGGGTGGTTCCTCCACGCCGATCCTGACGGCCGAGCACCTCGACGTCGTCCTCGACTACGAATCGGTGGGGGCGGCCGGCTCGATGCTGGCCACCCGTGCCCTGCAGGTCTTCGACGAGACGACCTCGGTGGTGCGCTGCGTCACCCGCTGGATCGACTTCTACCAGCACGAGTCGTGCGGGAAGTGCACCCCCTGCCGGGAGGGCACCTTCTGGCTCAAGCAGATCCTGCAGCGACTGGAGGCAGGCGAAGGCACCGAGTCCGACATCGAGCTGCTGCTCGACGTGGCCGGGAACATCGAGGGCCGGTCGTTCTGTGCGCTGGGCGATGCGGCCGCCACGCCCGTCAAGAGCGCCATCAAGTACTTCCGGGACGAGTTCGAGCAGGGCCTGCACACCCCCGCCTGGGAGCTGTTCCCCTACGAAGCCAACGCCGCGTTCACCGGAGTCACCTCATGA
- the nuoE gene encoding NADH-quinone oxidoreductase subunit NuoE encodes MATSMTSYPADVADRLGRDAQEILGRYPQPRSALLPLLHLVQSEDGYVSPAGIGFCADVLGLSRASVSAVATFYSQYKRHPNGTYTVGVCTNTLCAVMGGDAIFDHLSATLGIGHDETTEDGTITLERVECNAACDYAPVMVINWEFFDNQTPTSAAETVGKLLAGEPVTPTRGADRVATFKEVSRVLAGFEDGHADEGLGAGSATLVGLELARRNNWRAPGTDEAEEAAGPQVAAEAAALGHDPVGDEGSSAEREPRTPGDADADPVKSTDEEGTNS; translated from the coding sequence ATGGCCACATCCATGACCAGCTATCCCGCCGACGTCGCCGACCGCCTCGGCCGCGACGCCCAGGAGATCCTGGGGCGCTACCCCCAGCCCCGCTCGGCGTTGCTGCCGCTGCTGCACCTCGTCCAGTCCGAGGACGGCTACGTCAGCCCGGCCGGGATCGGCTTCTGCGCCGATGTGCTGGGCTTGTCCCGGGCATCGGTCTCGGCCGTCGCGACGTTCTACAGCCAGTACAAGCGCCACCCCAACGGCACCTACACCGTCGGCGTGTGCACGAACACGCTGTGCGCCGTGATGGGCGGGGACGCGATCTTCGACCACCTCTCGGCCACGCTGGGGATCGGGCACGACGAGACCACCGAGGACGGCACGATCACGCTGGAGCGGGTGGAGTGCAACGCCGCCTGTGACTACGCCCCCGTGATGGTCATCAACTGGGAGTTCTTCGACAACCAGACCCCGACCTCGGCGGCGGAGACGGTGGGCAAGCTGCTGGCCGGCGAGCCGGTCACCCCGACCCGCGGCGCGGACCGGGTGGCCACCTTCAAGGAGGTCTCCCGTGTGCTGGCCGGCTTCGAGGACGGCCACGCCGACGAGGGCCTCGGCGCCGGGTCGGCGACCCTGGTCGGTCTCGAGCTCGCCCGCCGGAACAACTGGCGTGCACCCGGCACCGACGAGGCCGAGGAGGCCGCCGGTCCGCAGGTAGCGGCCGAGGCCGCCGCCCTGGGCCACGACCCCGTCGGCGACGAGGGCTCGAGCGCCGAGCGCGAGCCGCGCACGCCCGGGGACGCCGACGCCGATCCGGTCAAGAGCACCGACGAGGAGGGCACGAACTCGTGA
- a CDS encoding NADH-quinone oxidoreductase subunit D, whose product MSTTSSTSSPRATGPIGDTGGAREYTATGGDWDEISADAMANPDERIVVNMGPQHPSTHGVLRIVLEIEGETVTEARGGIGFLHTGIEKNMEYRTWTQGVTYCTRMDYVAPLFQEVGYCLAVEKLLDITDDVPERASLIRVLMMELNRISSHLIALGTGGNELGATTMMTIAFTAREDILRIFESITGLRMNHAYIRPGGVAVDLPPGATQMVREYIPQIRDRIGQLEKLTLKNPIFLGRLQGVGYLPLAGAMALGAAGPILRSAGLPFDLRKSQPYCGYETYDFEVPTHTDADSYARVVLRFKEMRESLKIVQQVIARLEAQDRKGKHPVMVADKRIAWPAQLSVGSDGQGNSLDHIRTIMGTSMEALIHHFKLVTEGFRVPAGQVYQQIEHPKGVLGVHLVSDGGTRPYRAHFRDPSFNNLQTLGMMCEGGTIADVVVAVASIDPVMGGVDR is encoded by the coding sequence ATGTCCACCACCTCTTCCACCTCCAGTCCCAGGGCCACCGGCCCCATCGGCGACACCGGCGGCGCCCGCGAGTACACCGCCACCGGCGGCGACTGGGACGAGATCAGCGCCGACGCGATGGCGAACCCGGACGAGCGCATCGTCGTCAACATGGGACCCCAGCACCCCTCGACCCACGGCGTGCTGCGGATCGTCCTCGAGATCGAGGGCGAGACGGTCACCGAGGCGCGCGGCGGGATCGGCTTCCTGCACACCGGCATCGAGAAGAACATGGAGTACCGGACCTGGACGCAGGGGGTCACGTACTGCACCCGCATGGACTACGTGGCGCCGCTGTTCCAGGAGGTCGGGTACTGCCTGGCGGTGGAGAAGCTGCTCGACATCACCGATGACGTCCCCGAGCGCGCCAGCCTGATCCGCGTGCTGATGATGGAGCTCAACCGGATCTCCTCCCACCTGATCGCGCTGGGCACCGGCGGCAACGAGCTCGGTGCGACCACGATGATGACGATCGCGTTCACCGCGCGCGAGGACATCCTGCGGATCTTCGAGTCGATCACCGGCCTGCGGATGAACCACGCCTACATCCGGCCCGGAGGCGTGGCCGTGGACCTGCCGCCCGGCGCCACCCAGATGGTGCGCGAGTACATCCCGCAGATCCGCGACCGGATCGGGCAGCTGGAGAAGCTCACCCTGAAGAACCCGATCTTCCTGGGACGCCTGCAGGGAGTGGGCTACCTGCCGCTGGCGGGAGCGATGGCGCTCGGCGCCGCCGGACCCATCCTGCGCTCGGCGGGGTTGCCGTTCGACCTGCGCAAGTCCCAGCCGTACTGCGGCTACGAGACCTACGACTTCGAGGTGCCCACGCACACCGACGCCGACTCCTACGCCCGCGTGGTGCTGCGGTTCAAGGAGATGCGCGAGTCGCTGAAGATCGTCCAGCAGGTCATCGCCCGGCTCGAGGCCCAGGACCGCAAGGGCAAGCACCCGGTGATGGTGGCCGACAAGCGCATCGCGTGGCCGGCGCAGCTCTCGGTCGGCAGCGATGGACAGGGCAACTCCCTGGACCACATCCGCACGATCATGGGCACCTCGATGGAGGCGCTCATCCACCACTTCAAGCTCGTCACCGAAGGCTTCCGCGTGCCCGCGGGGCAGGTGTACCAGCAGATCGAGCACCCCAAGGGCGTCCTCGGGGTCCACCTCGTCTCCGACGGCGGGACGCGCCCCTACCGGGCGCACTTCCGGGACCCGTCGTTCAACAACCTGCAGACCCTCGGGATGATGTGCGAGGGCGGCACGATCGCCGACGTGGTGGTCGCCGTCGCGTCCATCGACCCGGTGATGGGAGGGGTGGACCGCTGA
- a CDS encoding NADH-quinone oxidoreductase subunit C yields the protein MSDEQDKHVTPPSQEAQEAGSQHLEQVSETAGRAPLDVVEVREGMFGVRGTGDTSGYGGLRRVVALPGPSQRPYGGYFDEVVDILAEVLEEAGVAYDDAIEKVVVFRQECTLFVRREHLPVVARALRDDQDLRFELCLGVSGVHYPKDEMRELHAVYPLFSITHNRAIRLEVAVADADPHIPTIIDVYPANDWHEREAWDFFGLVFDGHPSLARIQMPDDWPGHPQRKDYPLGGIPVEYKGATVPSPDNRRSYN from the coding sequence GTGAGCGATGAGCAGGACAAGCACGTCACCCCGCCCTCCCAGGAGGCGCAGGAGGCCGGCTCCCAGCACCTGGAGCAGGTGAGCGAGACCGCCGGCCGGGCGCCGCTCGACGTCGTCGAGGTCCGCGAGGGCATGTTCGGGGTGCGCGGCACCGGGGACACCTCCGGCTACGGCGGTCTGCGCCGGGTGGTGGCCCTGCCCGGCCCGAGCCAGCGGCCCTACGGCGGCTACTTCGACGAGGTGGTCGACATCCTCGCCGAGGTGCTCGAGGAGGCCGGGGTGGCCTACGACGACGCGATCGAGAAGGTGGTCGTCTTCCGCCAGGAGTGCACCCTCTTCGTGCGCCGTGAGCACCTGCCGGTGGTGGCCCGCGCGCTGCGCGACGACCAGGACCTGCGGTTCGAGCTCTGCCTGGGCGTCTCGGGCGTGCACTACCCGAAGGACGAGATGCGCGAGCTCCACGCCGTGTATCCGCTGTTCTCGATCACCCACAACCGTGCGATCCGCCTCGAGGTCGCAGTGGCGGACGCCGATCCGCACATCCCCACGATCATCGACGTCTACCCCGCCAACGACTGGCACGAGCGGGAGGCCTGGGACTTCTTCGGCCTCGTGTTCGACGGCCACCCGTCCCTCGCGCGGATCCAGATGCCCGACGACTGGCCCGGGCACCCCCAGCGCAAGGACTACCCGCTCGGCGGCATCCCGGTCGAGTACAAGGGCGCCACGGTGCCCTCCCCGGACAACCGGAGGTCGTACAACTGA
- a CDS encoding NuoB/complex I 20 kDa subunit family protein, whose product MGLEDKLPAGFMLGKVEDLVGWVRSSSMWPVTMGLACCAIEMMAAGTSRFDISRWGMEVFRASPRQADLMIVSGRLSHKMAPVIRSVYDQMSDPKWVISMGVCASSGGMFNNYAIVQGVDHVLPVDIYLPGCPPRPEMLINAILELHEQVVKQEPLGANRAEVRRAVEAAALEATPTHQMKGLLA is encoded by the coding sequence ATGGGACTCGAGGACAAGCTGCCTGCCGGCTTCATGCTCGGCAAGGTCGAGGATCTGGTCGGGTGGGTGCGGTCGTCATCGATGTGGCCGGTCACCATGGGCCTGGCGTGCTGCGCCATCGAGATGATGGCGGCAGGTACGTCCCGCTTCGACATCTCCCGGTGGGGGATGGAGGTCTTCCGCGCCTCCCCGCGCCAGGCGGACCTGATGATCGTCTCGGGCCGGCTGAGCCACAAGATGGCACCGGTGATCCGGTCGGTCTATGACCAGATGTCGGACCCGAAGTGGGTCATCTCCATGGGCGTGTGCGCCTCCTCCGGTGGCATGTTCAACAACTACGCCATCGTGCAGGGCGTCGACCACGTGCTGCCGGTCGACATCTACCTGCCGGGCTGCCCGCCGCGCCCGGAGATGCTGATCAACGCGATCCTGGAGCTGCACGAGCAGGTGGTCAAGCAGGAGCCGCTGGGCGCCAACCGTGCCGAGGTCCGGCGTGCGGTGGAGGCGGCGGCGCTCGAGGCGACGCCGACGCACCAGATGAAGGGGCTGTTGGCGTGA
- a CDS encoding NADH-quinone oxidoreductase subunit A: MTNPYVPLLVMGLLALVLGLGGLLSSMVIGPKRYNRIKVDAYECGIQPSPHAATGRFPVKYYIVAMTFIIFDIEVVFLYPWAVAFTELATFGLIAMIAFLLLITVPFVYEWRRGGLDWD; this comes from the coding sequence ATGACGAACCCGTACGTTCCGCTGCTGGTCATGGGCCTGCTCGCGCTCGTGTTGGGCCTCGGCGGGCTCCTCTCCAGCATGGTGATCGGCCCGAAGCGCTACAACAGGATCAAGGTCGACGCCTATGAGTGCGGGATCCAGCCGTCCCCGCACGCCGCGACCGGGCGCTTCCCGGTGAAGTACTACATCGTCGCGATGACCTTCATCATCTTCGACATCGAAGTGGTCTTCCTCTACCCGTGGGCGGTGGCGTTCACCGAGCTCGCGACGTTCGGGCTGATCGCCATGATCGCGTTCCTCCTGCTCATCACCGTGCCATTCGTGTACGAGTGGCGCCGTGGCGGGCTGGACTGGGACTAG
- a CDS encoding geranylgeranyl reductase family protein, translating to MRTTADDADVIVVGAGPAGAASAHYLASAGLEVLLLEKATFPRDKICGDGLTPRAVAELVRMGVPMRAEDGWIRNRGLRVIGGGHTIHLPWPEIERYPSYGLAKARTDLDSTLAFHARSSGAKLLEGVNVTGPLLDERTGRVIGVQAKVVDARGRRVDADPLTFRAPVVLGADGVSARMATALGLAKKDDRPMGVAVRTYFRTPRHDDEWMESHLELWDGEPGRSQLLPGYGWIFALGNGLANVGLGSVSSTARATQLDYRSLLAAWMRNAPPEWEFTPENQVGPVRGAALPMAFNRQPLYTRGLMLVGDSGGMVSPFNGEGIAYGLQAGRVAADVIAQAFARTSDEARERTLATYADRMREDLGGYFTLGRAFVTIIENPRVMRLCTKYGLPRPTLMKIVLKLLSDCYDTKGGDVTDRVITALTKVVPAA from the coding sequence GTGCGCACCACAGCCGACGACGCCGACGTGATCGTCGTGGGCGCCGGCCCCGCCGGCGCGGCCAGCGCGCACTACCTCGCCTCGGCCGGCCTCGAGGTGCTGCTGCTCGAGAAGGCAACCTTCCCGCGGGACAAGATCTGCGGCGACGGCCTCACGCCCCGAGCGGTGGCCGAACTGGTGCGCATGGGCGTACCGATGCGCGCCGAGGACGGCTGGATCCGCAACCGCGGGTTGCGCGTGATCGGCGGCGGCCACACGATCCACCTGCCCTGGCCGGAGATCGAGCGCTACCCGAGCTACGGGCTGGCGAAGGCTCGCACCGACCTCGACTCCACGCTCGCCTTCCACGCGCGCAGTTCCGGGGCCAAGCTGCTGGAGGGCGTCAACGTCACCGGTCCGCTCCTGGACGAGCGCACCGGCCGGGTGATCGGCGTGCAGGCCAAGGTGGTGGACGCACGGGGACGCCGGGTGGACGCCGATCCGCTCACGTTCCGCGCCCCGGTGGTCCTCGGCGCCGACGGCGTCTCCGCCCGGATGGCGACGGCACTGGGCCTGGCCAAGAAGGACGACCGGCCGATGGGGGTCGCGGTGCGGACCTACTTCCGCACCCCCCGCCACGACGACGAGTGGATGGAGTCCCACCTCGAGCTGTGGGACGGAGAGCCCGGCAGGTCCCAGCTGCTGCCCGGCTACGGCTGGATCTTCGCGCTCGGGAACGGCCTGGCCAACGTCGGGCTCGGGTCCGTCAGCTCGACGGCCAGGGCCACCCAGCTCGACTACCGCTCGCTGCTGGCCGCGTGGATGCGCAACGCCCCGCCCGAGTGGGAGTTCACCCCCGAGAACCAGGTGGGCCCGGTCCGTGGCGCGGCGCTGCCGATGGCCTTCAACCGGCAGCCGCTGTACACCCGCGGCCTCATGCTGGTGGGCGACTCCGGGGGCATGGTCTCGCCGTTCAACGGGGAGGGCATCGCCTACGGGCTGCAGGCCGGCCGCGTGGCGGCGGATGTGATCGCCCAGGCGTTCGCCCGTACGAGCGACGAGGCCCGCGAGCGCACCCTCGCGACCTACGCGGACCGGATGCGGGAGGACCTCGGCGGCTACTTCACGCTGGGACGGGCCTTCGTGACGATCATCGAGAACCCCCGGGTGATGCGGCTGTGCACGAAGTACGGGCTGCCGCGCCCGACGCTGATGAAGATCGTGCTGAAACTGCTCTCCGACTGCTACGACACCAAGGGCGGGGACGTGACCGATCGAGTGATCACGGCGCTGACGAAGGTGGTGCCCGCGGCATGA